The following is a genomic window from Hyperolius riggenbachi isolate aHypRig1 chromosome 4, aHypRig1.pri, whole genome shotgun sequence.
ACCTTACTCTTCCCCAGAGGGGGCTGACTCTTATGTTTGAACTGATGCCGCAGGATCCAATTCTAGACAAACTGGTTGGACATGATGGACGTActgcatgtcttttttcaacccaaataacataTGAGATTTAATATAGTCTCTTACCCAGCATctgatgttatttatttttttgaattaGGATGATGTTTGTTCTTTAAATAATGTTgacaaaaaattataaaaatgatGGAAATAAAGACAAAGTATACATTTTAAGAATAGGTTCTTCTGGTCAGAAATTCTGGAGTCAGTGGAAATCACGTCATAGCTGTGGCATAATCCAAAATGGAGCACAGTTTGCGatatataaattatataaataCTTCCCAGTTCCCACACCTTGCAGAATTGTCAAACTGATCAATGTGTAGTATTATTGCACCTCTTTATCCCTGTAGTCAGAAGCCTCCTTCAGAGTCCTCATCCCATCCGCAGGTCTCCACCACCTTATCCTGGGTGAAGTTTACCTCCACGTTGTACTCGAAGTCCGGGTCATCTTTCTTCTtgcgatttttctcaaaaatgtcATCCATGATGCTTTTTCTTTTGGCCAGTTCCTTGTCATCCAGTTTGTTAAGATCTTCATCTGGATCAATCGTTTCCTCCTTTTTAATTCCATTTAAGGTGACCTGTAAGCTATCTCCCTTTAGATGTCCCCTGAGTATCTTATAAAGCTTTTCCAGCTGCTTCAGCGATACCTGTTCCAAGTACTGCTTGTGGCGTGGATTGTTCTTCAGCTGCTCTGCTGCTCGGCTACAATCTACAAACGGGATAAATCCTCAATAAGAATGAAAAATAATACCTACAATACAAGTACAGCAAAAAAAATTTGTACTAAAAGAATTCCCATCCTTGTATATACAGGTACTGTTCTCACTTGTGGCTCTCCTTTGGGGAGATTTCCCCTTATGTTCTCAGAAACCACATGGCGCAAGTATTAATTCTGGCATCCTGAAGGATGCGAAATGTGGAACGACAATGAAAATACTTTAacataaagtaaacctgtagtacAAAAAGTGCCCAATGTAGGTACTTACCTAggcaaagggaagcctctgggtaatccagaggcttcctccatcacACTCCTCCTCACAGTTCCTCCGAAGGGTCCAGCCTGTGGAGCAGCATagacctgatcaggctcagcCTTTTCCG
Proteins encoded in this region:
- the CEP19 gene encoding centrosomal protein of 19 kDa; its protein translation is MATMRYKAMKCGIRFESPAIILLYENSEGKTRRRIMPIRNFSKFSDCSRAAEQLKNNPRHKQYLEQVSLKQLEKLYKILRGHLKGDSLQVTLNGIKKEETIDPDEDLNKLDDKELAKRKSIMDDIFEKNRKKKDDPDFEYNVEVNFTQDKVVETCGWDEDSEGGF